The Candidatus Dormiibacterota bacterium genome window below encodes:
- a CDS encoding acyltransferase — translation MNILSTLRSYISSARHSVREQRTIERFPDVHFATGVLLRAEHRFFPGPGLFIDHRAYLNCAGGDWCDGSGYIRTGKNCEIGPYCVIWGAGGVELGDDVHLGPHVVISSHGSNPIEPWVNDPYTKLRFSFEPVIVESHVLIGSGAVLVPGVRIGHHSLIGAGAIVTSDIPPYSVAAGNPARVIRSVDTGLREAADARYSAAK, via the coding sequence ATGAACATCCTATCGACGTTGCGCAGCTATATTTCGTCCGCGCGGCATAGCGTACGCGAACAGCGTACGATCGAGCGCTTCCCCGACGTGCATTTTGCGACCGGTGTGTTGCTGCGAGCCGAACACCGCTTCTTCCCGGGACCGGGCCTCTTTATCGATCACCGCGCGTATCTGAATTGCGCCGGTGGGGATTGGTGCGATGGCAGCGGGTATATCCGAACCGGCAAGAACTGCGAGATCGGGCCGTACTGCGTCATCTGGGGAGCCGGCGGCGTAGAGCTCGGCGACGACGTCCACTTGGGACCCCACGTGGTTATTTCAAGCCATGGATCCAATCCAATCGAACCTTGGGTGAACGACCCCTACACAAAATTGCGATTCAGTTTCGAGCCGGTTATCGTCGAATCGCACGTCCTGATCGGTTCCGGCGCGGTATTGGTCCCCGGGGTCCGCATCGGGCACCACTCGCTAATCGGAGCCGGCGCGATCGTAACGTCGGACATCCCGCCGTATTCCGTGGCGGCCGGCAACCCGGCTCGCGTGATTCGGTCGGTCGACACCGGGCTTCGTGAAGCGGCAGATGCTCGATACAGCGCCGCAAAGTGA
- a CDS encoding polysaccharide biosynthesis tyrosine autokinase produces MDRLQTNGNAVAALPGTTTIPTQSADTRDGRSLLRLFERRFKVMIAVFAGFVLLVVIASLLAPKSYTTVVKLIAGTSGTSNGNAAPDSELPILNALLLANSNQSAETYAELFQETPVAQQVIQNLGLHTSPGALLKNVSIQPVTNTAILALAVTWSDPVTSAKIANEFGTVVISRQRDLIAAQAVSAIGFLSKELPAAQQRLTDAQTALAAYETSHNIADINTQTQGLISALSAIDARVGQEQVDQRQAAAQLATVQSQMNVTPANINGQTSIDPNPVRAQLDTQLAQVDVQLDTARRQYTEKYPAVTALENQRAELRRQIAVTPSTIVASSNTVPNPVYQQLEQLAAQLRAQIASARSQISTLHSQRVAMHPSLAKLPKEAAQLADLERAQKSAETVYSALQSKYDNASVAKSTALSDVTVTQPATAAGAVVRPNLLLNTLVAILVGLILAITTAYVMDFFDRKARDQEDVEQELALAPLASVPLIQLKDGALVQPWVKALTIESFWQLLMSVRYSLDHPVRSLSITSPTQGDGKSTIALNTAIAMAEFDPYILLVDSDMRRPSIHRMLGLKNDVGLSDFLAGTKDLSDVIRQTRYPGLDVITSGTTAPNPLKLLESGRFDALMERALERYRCVIFDSAATTATLDPAVVSLRTDGTIFVVSSGATDLRKAKEALKRFEQVGVRNILGFVLNRVAPTHIDYSGYYLGQGNQSAVGQSMITSG; encoded by the coding sequence GTGGACCGTTTGCAGACCAACGGCAACGCCGTTGCCGCACTCCCCGGCACAACCACAATCCCGACGCAATCCGCAGATACGCGCGACGGCCGCTCCCTCCTACGGCTCTTCGAACGCCGGTTCAAGGTCATGATCGCCGTCTTCGCCGGATTCGTCCTCCTCGTCGTGATCGCGTCGCTGCTCGCGCCGAAGTCGTACACGACCGTGGTGAAGCTCATCGCTGGGACGAGCGGAACGTCGAATGGAAACGCGGCGCCCGATAGCGAGCTCCCCATATTAAATGCCTTGCTGCTCGCGAACAGCAATCAATCGGCCGAAACGTATGCCGAACTCTTTCAAGAGACGCCGGTAGCGCAGCAGGTCATTCAGAATCTCGGCCTCCACACATCGCCCGGCGCGTTGCTCAAGAACGTCAGCATCCAACCCGTTACCAATACGGCGATCCTGGCTCTGGCCGTGACGTGGTCGGATCCGGTAACGTCGGCGAAGATCGCGAACGAGTTCGGAACGGTCGTCATTTCACGACAGCGCGATTTGATCGCGGCACAAGCGGTTAGCGCTATCGGTTTCCTCTCCAAAGAGTTACCGGCGGCGCAGCAGCGGCTGACGGACGCCCAGACTGCGCTCGCCGCCTACGAGACCTCACATAATATCGCCGACATCAATACACAAACGCAGGGCCTGATCTCCGCGCTCTCCGCGATCGATGCTAGGGTCGGCCAAGAACAAGTGGACCAACGGCAGGCGGCGGCGCAGTTGGCGACCGTTCAGTCGCAGATGAACGTGACGCCGGCAAACATTAACGGACAGACGTCGATCGATCCTAATCCGGTACGCGCCCAGCTCGATACTCAGTTGGCGCAAGTGGACGTGCAGTTGGACACGGCGCGCCGCCAGTACACCGAGAAGTATCCGGCCGTGACGGCGCTCGAAAACCAGCGGGCCGAACTTCGACGTCAGATCGCGGTGACGCCGTCGACGATCGTCGCGTCCAGCAATACCGTTCCCAATCCGGTGTACCAGCAGTTGGAACAGCTTGCGGCGCAATTGCGGGCACAAATTGCTTCGGCTCGCTCGCAGATTAGCACACTGCATAGCCAGCGCGTGGCGATGCATCCTTCGCTCGCCAAGCTACCGAAAGAAGCGGCACAGCTGGCGGACCTCGAGCGCGCGCAAAAATCCGCCGAAACCGTATACTCCGCTCTGCAGTCCAAATACGACAACGCCTCCGTCGCGAAATCGACGGCACTCAGCGACGTCACGGTAACGCAACCCGCAACGGCAGCGGGAGCCGTCGTGCGGCCAAATCTACTCCTCAATACATTGGTGGCGATTCTGGTTGGATTGATCCTTGCGATTACGACCGCATATGTGATGGACTTCTTCGATCGCAAAGCCCGAGACCAGGAAGACGTCGAGCAAGAACTCGCGCTCGCGCCCTTGGCATCGGTGCCCCTGATTCAGCTCAAGGACGGAGCACTCGTTCAGCCGTGGGTAAAAGCCCTCACGATCGAATCCTTTTGGCAACTTCTCATGTCGGTACGGTATTCGCTGGACCATCCCGTACGTTCGTTATCCATCACCAGCCCGACTCAGGGCGACGGCAAGTCTACGATTGCATTGAATACCGCCATCGCGATGGCAGAGTTCGACCCCTACATCTTGTTGGTCGACTCAGACATGCGCCGGCCCTCGATCCATCGGATGCTGGGGCTCAAAAACGATGTCGGCCTGTCGGACTTCCTTGCCGGAACGAAAGATCTGAGCGATGTCATCCGGCAGACTCGCTATCCCGGACTCGACGTGATCACGAGCGGTACGACCGCGCCCAACCCCTTGAAATTACTGGAGTCCGGCCGCTTCGATGCGTTAATGGAGCGCGCCCTCGAAAGATATCGCTGCGTGATTTTCGATAGTGCCGCGACCACGGCGACGCTCGACCCGGCAGTTGTAAGCCTGCGCACGGACGGCACCATTTTCGTGGTCTCTTCCGGCGCGACGGATCTACGAAAAGCCAAAGAAGCGCTCAAGCGTTTCGAACAGGTCGGGGTGCGCAATATCCTGGGCTTCGTGCTCAACCGCGTCGCACCGACCCACATCGACTATTCGGGTTACTATTTAGGACAGGGCAATCAATCGGCGGTCGGCCAAAGCATGATCACATCCGGGTAG
- a CDS encoding polysaccharide biosynthesis/export family protein, translating to MRQLLALLTVLCLLAWGTPLRAQTSQYQVHAGDQLAVQVYGDSTLTQTVTVLPDGSIEYPLIGQVPVAGLTPVGVENALKHRLTQYVKHPVVTVMIAQQGQPNVLVLGNVKTPGKYTLRSGARLTDAIAAAGGLGEVDGLLPNARVSDGAQQIQTVSLQKLLHDGDTALDLPVQEGTVVYVPGPMQFDVEVVGAVDHPGQIVLNQGDRLSMAIAKAGNSAGAQADLNNIRLVRTLADGKSATYKINLYRALEQGQTNYDVALQKGDVIYVPQASQHNHSGGLTAFLYLLSRIL from the coding sequence ATGCGTCAATTGCTCGCCCTTCTCACCGTGTTGTGCCTCCTCGCGTGGGGAACGCCGCTACGTGCACAGACATCGCAATATCAGGTACACGCCGGCGACCAGCTCGCCGTTCAGGTCTATGGCGATTCAACGCTCACGCAGACCGTCACGGTCCTGCCCGATGGTTCGATCGAGTATCCGCTGATCGGGCAAGTGCCGGTTGCGGGACTGACTCCCGTAGGAGTGGAGAACGCCCTGAAGCACCGCCTGACTCAGTACGTCAAGCACCCGGTCGTCACGGTGATGATCGCGCAACAGGGCCAGCCCAACGTTTTGGTCCTCGGCAACGTGAAGACGCCGGGCAAATACACGCTTCGTTCCGGCGCTCGCTTGACCGACGCGATTGCGGCCGCCGGCGGACTGGGCGAAGTCGACGGACTGCTGCCGAACGCGCGCGTCTCTGACGGCGCCCAGCAAATCCAAACCGTGTCTCTGCAGAAATTGCTGCACGACGGCGACACCGCGCTCGACTTGCCGGTGCAGGAAGGCACCGTCGTCTACGTTCCGGGCCCGATGCAGTTTGACGTAGAGGTCGTGGGAGCCGTCGACCATCCCGGGCAGATCGTGCTCAACCAAGGCGACCGTCTCTCGATGGCCATTGCGAAGGCCGGTAACAGCGCCGGCGCTCAAGCCGATCTCAATAATATTCGGCTCGTAAGAACGCTGGCGGACGGTAAATCGGCGACCTACAAAATTAATCTCTATCGGGCACTCGAGCAAGGGCAAACCAACTATGACGTAGCGCTTCAAAAAGGCGACGTCATCTACGTCCCTCAGGCCTCGCAGCACAATCATAGCGGTGGGCTGACCGCATTCCTCTACCTGCTTAGCCGCATCCTCTGA
- a CDS encoding polysaccharide biosynthesis C-terminal domain-containing protein yields the protein MPSIVSKSAETLAIRLLAQAAGVATGIVIARTLGPGDKGLFSYVAAVLGLLLTVSSGQSAAVSYQYGRLKIASGTVLHALRRVMTVIAASLAIALTIASVALHQPLLLVVAAVFPFALFNQTSLAFPLADGDVRTQNVQNLLLTTLFFAAAFVACVLFHATLDILFGCWIAVYAALSVRSFYISRRYDGPADNVAAAVKRQLQFGTKATLNQLVAALNYQIDIFIVFAFLGAPALGIYTVAIGVGQMLWHLSQPLASSTFGLVCSGSFERAAELTATCVRHAFTVVGAGALILFFAGPPLITAMYGPRFTPAGEVLRWLLPGIIAYCSTPFFGTFLVQQVGKPGVMTVILGVSTLSCALVTIALIHRFGMVAGAIGTSASYSISLAIAAVYFCRITNVPMHRLFLIDRRDVQHYVSAFHGLIARVRALKAGAPAQ from the coding sequence GTGCCCAGCATCGTTTCTAAATCTGCCGAGACGCTCGCCATCCGTTTGCTTGCTCAAGCCGCCGGGGTCGCAACCGGCATCGTGATCGCGCGCACGCTCGGCCCGGGCGACAAAGGGCTCTTTAGCTACGTCGCGGCGGTGCTGGGCCTGCTTCTGACGGTTTCGTCCGGCCAATCGGCAGCCGTCTCGTACCAATATGGCCGCCTAAAGATCGCAAGCGGTACCGTGCTGCACGCGCTTCGTCGAGTTATGACCGTCATCGCGGCGTCGCTGGCCATCGCCCTTACGATCGCATCGGTCGCATTGCACCAACCGCTCTTGCTCGTGGTCGCGGCCGTATTTCCGTTTGCTCTATTCAACCAGACGTCTCTAGCCTTTCCGCTGGCGGATGGCGACGTTCGTACGCAAAACGTTCAAAATTTATTGCTCACCACGCTTTTTTTCGCCGCGGCGTTTGTGGCGTGCGTTCTCTTTCACGCTACCTTGGACATACTGTTTGGCTGTTGGATCGCCGTCTATGCGGCGCTCTCGGTCCGTTCCTTTTACATATCGCGCCGATACGACGGGCCGGCCGATAACGTCGCGGCCGCAGTAAAGCGCCAACTGCAGTTTGGCACCAAAGCGACCCTCAACCAACTCGTTGCCGCGCTGAACTACCAGATCGACATCTTCATCGTCTTCGCGTTTTTGGGCGCCCCGGCCCTTGGAATTTATACGGTTGCGATCGGGGTCGGGCAGATGCTGTGGCATCTGAGCCAGCCGCTGGCATCGTCCACCTTCGGTCTGGTCTGCTCCGGAAGCTTCGAACGAGCAGCGGAGCTTACCGCAACGTGCGTACGGCACGCCTTTACGGTCGTGGGTGCGGGAGCCTTGATTCTCTTCTTTGCGGGGCCGCCGTTAATCACCGCGATGTACGGCCCGCGTTTTACTCCCGCCGGCGAAGTGCTTCGATGGCTGCTACCCGGTATTATCGCCTATTGCTCGACGCCGTTTTTTGGAACGTTTCTCGTCCAACAGGTGGGTAAGCCGGGGGTCATGACCGTCATACTAGGCGTTTCAACCCTGTCGTGCGCGCTCGTAACCATTGCGCTGATTCACCGCTTTGGCATGGTAGCGGGAGCGATCGGTACGTCGGCGTCGTATTCCATTTCGCTGGCGATCGCGGCGGTCTATTTTTGCAGAATAACCAACGTGCCCATGCACCGCCTCTTTCTTATCGATCGCAGGGACGTTCAACACTACGTGTCCGCCTTCCATGGCCTGATAGCGCGCGTGCGAGCGCTTAAGGCCGGCGCACCCGCGCAATGA
- a CDS encoding exopolysaccharide biosynthesis polyprenyl glycosylphosphotransferase yields MAAMVIPKGSPDPQVSSPARELLERQISTAKPQQKPASFSRSSIAVLVGADICMFLISTYLAASIVQGTESVADTYYVFSHTAIIFIAIWLITFQRLGLYKCTFALSTKDEVYYSAAALCIGVVPQFALFTLWPAVSTSRLMLLLSLGLAVVGVGSVRAALHALRNTVLMPRTECVAVVGCKDRVEAAIHSLNFPASCRVFQIFIDPVEETFSKNVANEATVTSADWFLRAVSHGCQRLLLTELLPPDFIPVLVSVAQRYSMDIAFALPRVVSHAYSLDLRLQGQQALLVPRSLRACTPLAGFLKRLLDIAVATTALAVAAIPMGIIALAIRLVDKGPVLYAQTRVGQFGKPFEMLKFRSMSANAEVESGPVWVRPGDTRVTRLGRFLRRTSLDELPQFINVLRGEMSVVGPRPERPYFVEVFRRTLPRYDERHFVRPGITGWSQLHMARTLQESDIGEKLSYDLFYLENWSLLLDLSLIFKTATEVFFASAR; encoded by the coding sequence ATGGCAGCAATGGTTATTCCCAAGGGGTCGCCCGATCCTCAGGTATCGAGCCCGGCCCGCGAACTCCTAGAACGCCAGATCAGTACCGCAAAACCGCAACAGAAGCCAGCGAGTTTCTCACGCAGTTCGATCGCCGTGCTCGTCGGCGCCGACATCTGCATGTTCCTCATCTCGACCTACCTTGCCGCCTCCATCGTCCAGGGCACGGAATCCGTGGCCGACACGTATTACGTTTTTTCACATACGGCAATCATCTTCATCGCTATTTGGCTCATTACGTTTCAGCGCCTGGGCCTCTACAAATGCACGTTTGCGCTTTCGACCAAGGACGAAGTGTACTACTCCGCGGCGGCTCTCTGCATCGGCGTCGTCCCGCAGTTCGCCTTGTTTACTCTTTGGCCGGCGGTATCCACATCGCGCTTGATGCTCCTTCTTTCGTTGGGGCTCGCCGTGGTTGGTGTCGGTAGCGTCCGCGCCGCTTTGCATGCACTGCGGAACACGGTTCTCATGCCGCGGACGGAATGCGTTGCGGTCGTCGGGTGCAAGGATAGGGTCGAAGCCGCGATCCACTCGCTCAACTTCCCGGCATCCTGCCGCGTGTTTCAAATATTCATCGATCCCGTAGAAGAGACGTTTTCGAAAAACGTCGCAAACGAAGCGACGGTCACGAGCGCCGACTGGTTTTTACGTGCGGTATCGCACGGGTGCCAGCGATTGCTGCTCACGGAGCTTCTCCCTCCGGATTTCATCCCGGTGCTGGTAAGCGTCGCACAACGCTACAGCATGGATATCGCGTTTGCGCTTCCGCGCGTCGTCTCCCACGCTTATTCTCTGGACCTGCGCCTACAAGGTCAACAGGCGCTGCTCGTGCCACGCTCCCTGCGAGCCTGCACGCCGCTCGCCGGCTTTCTCAAGCGCCTGCTGGATATCGCGGTCGCCACGACCGCCCTCGCGGTAGCGGCGATCCCCATGGGTATCATCGCTCTGGCGATTAGGCTCGTCGATAAAGGCCCCGTCTTGTATGCTCAGACCCGCGTGGGCCAATTCGGAAAGCCGTTTGAGATGCTCAAGTTTCGTTCGATGAGCGCGAATGCCGAGGTCGAAAGCGGGCCGGTGTGGGTGCGCCCGGGCGATACTCGCGTAACGCGGCTCGGCCGCTTCCTGCGCCGCACCAGCCTGGACGAACTTCCGCAATTTATCAACGTGCTCCGCGGCGAGATGTCGGTCGTCGGGCCGCGGCCCGAGCGACCCTATTTTGTCGAGGTTTTTCGCCGAACGCTTCCGCGTTACGACGAACGGCATTTCGTGCGGCCCGGGATCACCGGCTGGAGCCAACTGCACATGGCACGCACACTACAAGAATCGGATATCGGCGAAAAGCTCAGCTACGATCTGTTCTATCTAGAAAACTGGTCGCTGCTTCTCGACCTCTCGCTCATCTTCAAAACCGCGACGGAAGTTTTCTTCGCTTCGGCCCGCTAG
- a CDS encoding glycosyltransferase family 4 protein yields the protein MDTLHDSRRILVITQFFPPETGAASHRVGAFVSRLAERGHEVTVVTTHPSWPTGELTEPYRRKLWRHMRRADGVHVLSVWSYVTRSFSRRSKLANMLTSALTCSIAALCRTHRADIVYVSSPPITLALPALLASFRHRAKLVVDVRDVYPEVAARIGEWSESGALYRVVGHVAKALYRRAALVTCVTETCAEAIRARSGGHTNVRIIPNGYDVVTPASEAPFVKGPGEFVASYTGNLGLAIGADIMVRAAHLLRNDSRFKLVLVGDGAERERILELIGELQLTNVVLLGALDRQRTFAVQALSDVCVIPLRKGVVDSLPTKMMDALALSRPIIVCADGEAKRFVEAAHGGVAVPPEDPRALADALTRFARDPRALSEMGKSGRSFVQERYNRAGLAEAFCAEIALLC from the coding sequence ATGGACACGCTACACGATTCGCGCCGCATTCTGGTGATCACGCAGTTTTTTCCGCCCGAGACCGGGGCGGCAAGCCACCGCGTCGGCGCATTTGTGAGTCGTTTAGCGGAGCGAGGCCACGAGGTAACCGTGGTCACCACCCACCCCAGTTGGCCGACGGGTGAGTTAACCGAGCCGTATCGGCGGAAGCTCTGGAGGCACATGCGGCGGGCCGACGGCGTGCACGTTCTCTCCGTCTGGTCGTATGTAACCCGATCGTTCTCCCGGCGCTCCAAGCTGGCCAATATGTTGACGTCGGCGCTAACGTGTTCCATCGCCGCGTTGTGCCGTACGCACAGGGCGGATATCGTATACGTGAGTTCGCCGCCGATTACGCTGGCGCTTCCGGCTCTGCTCGCGAGCTTCCGGCACCGTGCCAAACTCGTGGTCGACGTTCGGGACGTCTACCCGGAGGTAGCGGCGCGTATCGGCGAGTGGAGCGAATCCGGGGCCTTGTACCGCGTCGTCGGGCACGTTGCGAAGGCTCTATATCGCAGGGCGGCGCTCGTCACATGCGTGACGGAAACGTGCGCGGAGGCGATCCGCGCCCGCTCCGGAGGGCATACGAACGTACGGATCATTCCCAACGGATACGATGTGGTGACCCCTGCCTCGGAAGCCCCGTTCGTGAAAGGGCCGGGAGAATTCGTCGCATCGTATACGGGCAACCTCGGGCTAGCGATCGGCGCCGATATCATGGTGCGCGCCGCGCATCTGCTGCGGAACGATTCGCGATTCAAGCTGGTGTTGGTCGGCGACGGCGCCGAGCGCGAACGCATCCTGGAGCTGATCGGGGAGCTACAGCTCACGAACGTCGTTCTGTTAGGGGCGCTCGACCGTCAGCGCACGTTTGCTGTCCAGGCGCTCTCCGACGTGTGCGTGATCCCGTTGCGCAAGGGCGTCGTGGACAGCTTGCCGACCAAAATGATGGACGCGTTAGCGCTTTCGCGGCCGATCATCGTCTGTGCCGACGGCGAAGCCAAACGATTCGTCGAGGCCGCACACGGCGGCGTGGCCGTTCCGCCGGAGGATCCTCGCGCGCTGGCCGACGCGCTGACACGGTTTGCGCGCGATCCGCGTGCGTTATCGGAAATGGGAAAAAGCGGCCGGAGTTTCGTACAGGAGCGCTACAATCGGGCCGGACTGGCGGAAGCGTTCTGCGCCGAGATAGCGCTGCTGTGCTGA
- a CDS encoding glycosyltransferase, with protein sequence MRIAVITSKYPFSRSAEAFFAAEERALLADVDDLVLAPLHSSGNERFFRSRAHAIRLPGRLRVARDAAVECARSPLRTLGALRAVALHSESLLSLLKNLAIFPRSLYLARQFRLAAIDHVHAYWLSTPATAAFVIAQVLGISWSASAHRWDIYARNMTKNKCRSAAFIRAISQEGASALRDKSGRHDSIECVRVGVRLPNVASIDTPRQEPAFLCAASFVPVKGHDALLEACSQLRRAGRHFRLDLAGDGPLRAHIEQSILRLDLQHDVRLLGHVEHDDLIDLMQAGTYRAVVLTSIQKGSLKEGVPVSLIEAMAAGIPCIATDSGSVRELVFHPHGMLVRRDHVDELTEAMRRLLDDPFLAQSMGTAARRHVEAHYDASTNVRRLTYLMQSAVQHSSAISAQNASASPARL encoded by the coding sequence GTGCGCATCGCCGTCATTACCAGCAAATACCCGTTTAGCCGCTCGGCCGAAGCCTTCTTCGCCGCCGAGGAACGGGCGCTCTTGGCGGACGTTGATGACTTGGTGCTGGCGCCGTTGCATTCGTCCGGCAACGAGCGTTTCTTTCGAAGCCGAGCGCACGCGATACGTCTCCCCGGGCGCCTTCGCGTCGCGCGAGATGCCGCGGTGGAATGCGCGAGATCTCCGCTCCGCACGCTCGGCGCGCTGCGCGCCGTCGCGCTGCATTCCGAGTCGCTCCTATCGTTATTGAAAAACCTGGCGATCTTCCCGCGTTCGCTCTATCTGGCGCGACAGTTTCGTCTCGCCGCGATCGACCACGTCCACGCATACTGGCTTTCGACCCCGGCGACCGCTGCATTCGTCATCGCGCAGGTGCTTGGCATCTCCTGGAGTGCGAGCGCGCATCGCTGGGATATTTACGCGCGGAACATGACGAAGAACAAATGCCGTTCGGCGGCATTCATCCGCGCGATTTCGCAGGAAGGCGCGAGTGCGTTGCGCGACAAGAGCGGCCGGCACGATTCGATCGAGTGCGTTCGAGTAGGGGTCCGTTTGCCGAACGTTGCAAGCATCGATACTCCGCGCCAAGAGCCTGCGTTCTTGTGTGCCGCATCGTTCGTACCGGTGAAGGGGCACGACGCGCTCCTGGAGGCATGCTCGCAATTACGTCGCGCCGGCCGCCATTTTCGATTGGATCTAGCGGGGGATGGACCGTTGCGCGCTCACATCGAACAGAGCATTCTGCGTCTGGACTTGCAGCATGACGTTCGCCTGCTGGGCCACGTGGAACACGACGATTTGATCGACCTGATGCAAGCGGGAACATACCGCGCAGTGGTCTTGACGAGCATCCAAAAGGGCTCGTTGAAAGAAGGCGTGCCCGTCTCGTTGATCGAGGCCATGGCCGCCGGTATCCCCTGCATCGCAACCGATAGCGGCTCCGTACGAGAGTTGGTCTTCCACCCGCACGGGATGCTCGTTCGACGCGATCATGTCGACGAACTTACGGAAGCGATGCGAAGGCTGCTCGACGATCCGTTCCTAGCACAGTCTATGGGAACGGCGGCTCGCCGGCACGTCGAAGCGCATTACGACGCATCCACCAACGTCCGCCGCCTGACGTATCTGATGCAGAGCGCCGTTCAGCACAGCAGCGCTATCTCGGCGCAGAACGCTTCCGCCAGTCCGGCCCGATTGTAG
- a CDS encoding glycosyltransferase, giving the protein MRNALLLSYYFPPEPEAGALRAGYMKKYLSELGWNVDVVSRELAGCQSTADVVRVRDRLSPSKARTVVASPNVPKRSFAGAILRESAGFLCFPDRQVGWLPAATSAATRLIGRRQYHALLSTGPPHSAHLAAALLSKRFRIPWVADYRDLWTGNPYQNVIRSGPLSAVLERTVMRYASSISIVAPALQDTLKRLLPAASIHVIPNGPDVVAEAPIESSAPTAFTICYTGLLYNGKRCPDPLFAAIRQLRDRQHAAGRLVTTDFYGPDEIYIRERAQAFDVADCVNASGIIPRDEVVRKQRQAAVLLILLNMDPRTAGEFGSKIFEYISARRPILAIGPANSVLRPLLQESGIGLFAADACACADALVQLYEGYQSGRHEFVQNPQWKPFDARQMARAFAGLLDSASTAAIRET; this is encoded by the coding sequence ATGAGAAACGCACTGCTGCTCTCGTATTATTTTCCGCCGGAACCCGAAGCGGGAGCGCTACGCGCCGGTTATATGAAAAAATATCTCTCCGAGCTTGGTTGGAATGTCGACGTCGTATCGAGAGAGCTTGCCGGGTGTCAGTCGACGGCTGACGTGGTCCGCGTACGCGACCGCTTAAGCCCGTCGAAAGCCCGCACGGTTGTGGCCTCCCCGAACGTTCCAAAACGAAGCTTTGCCGGAGCCATCTTACGTGAGAGCGCAGGCTTTTTATGCTTTCCGGACCGACAGGTCGGTTGGCTTCCGGCCGCGACCTCCGCCGCGACTCGGCTGATTGGGCGCAGGCAATACCACGCGCTGCTCTCGACCGGGCCGCCGCACTCCGCTCATCTCGCCGCAGCCTTGCTTTCCAAACGTTTCCGCATCCCTTGGGTCGCGGATTATCGCGATCTGTGGACCGGGAACCCCTACCAAAACGTCATACGGAGCGGCCCGCTTTCCGCCGTCCTCGAGCGAACCGTCATGCGGTATGCCTCAAGCATCAGCATCGTAGCGCCGGCACTGCAGGACACATTGAAGCGCTTGTTGCCCGCGGCATCGATTCACGTGATCCCCAATGGGCCCGACGTCGTCGCCGAGGCTCCGATCGAGTCCTCGGCGCCCACGGCATTCACTATCTGTTACACGGGGCTCCTGTACAACGGTAAGCGTTGCCCCGATCCGCTCTTCGCCGCAATCCGTCAACTACGAGACCGGCAGCACGCTGCGGGACGTCTCGTAACGACCGATTTCTACGGTCCCGACGAGATTTACATTCGCGAGCGCGCGCAAGCGTTCGACGTCGCCGATTGCGTGAATGCGAGCGGCATCATTCCTCGCGACGAGGTCGTGCGCAAGCAACGTCAGGCCGCCGTGCTTCTCATCCTGCTCAACATGGACCCGCGTACTGCCGGCGAATTCGGAAGCAAGATTTTCGAATATATTTCGGCGCGCCGCCCCATCCTTGCGATCGGACCCGCGAACAGTGTCCTGCGGCCCTTGCTGCAAGAAAGCGGCATCGGTCTGTTCGCGGCAGACGCCTGCGCGTGTGCCGACGCACTCGTGCAACTCTACGAGGGCTATCAAAGCGGCCGGCATGAATTCGTACAGAATCCCCAGTGGAAGCCATTCGACGCTCGTCAAATGGCACGCGCGTTCGCCGGCCTGTTGGATTCGGCATCCACGGCGGCGATTCGTGAAACGTAA